A stretch of the Bdellovibrio sp. 22V genome encodes the following:
- a CDS encoding OmpA family protein, producing MKTIILTTLLVVGFFAQANQEEATTSALEFTREEAASAPRGLLPFIGLGGGYTGYDTDGDVEGTPATLKLLGSYYFDNPTVIDVGYGINYQNYTQLDDSDTDGALEIAARYRWANRWQAGVVANQFFDQGPNYTADQADAQFVGLQVLRDFNLSPAWLARLGARAMALTNNTDGQVYQYLIDLQIGWNPQAYRTTVASENPVAEEEEVVAVEEFTEVEPARPVAETAPGSALQEVNYGMIAGTSANIQFQTAKSNISSQDQQKISRVAQALSENPDLVERVEIHGYADSTGSADFNQQLSQQRAESVASILEKNGVNNVVAVGKGTSDTTGMASGDRRAELVFVGVKDEEKLREVLSEIE from the coding sequence ATGAAAACAATAATTCTCACCACACTATTAGTTGTCGGTTTCTTTGCACAGGCAAATCAGGAGGAGGCAACAACGAGCGCCCTCGAATTTACTAGAGAAGAAGCAGCGAGCGCTCCCCGTGGCCTCCTACCTTTTATCGGTCTTGGCGGTGGTTACACCGGATATGACACCGATGGCGATGTGGAAGGAACACCAGCAACACTTAAATTATTAGGTTCTTATTACTTCGACAACCCGACAGTGATCGACGTAGGTTACGGTATTAACTACCAAAACTATACGCAACTCGATGACTCCGACACCGACGGAGCTCTAGAGATTGCAGCTCGTTACCGTTGGGCCAATAGATGGCAAGCCGGCGTTGTTGCCAACCAATTCTTTGATCAAGGCCCTAACTATACTGCCGATCAAGCGGATGCTCAGTTCGTAGGTTTGCAAGTCCTTAGAGATTTCAACTTATCTCCCGCATGGTTAGCTCGTCTTGGTGCTCGTGCCATGGCCCTTACTAACAATACGGACGGTCAAGTGTATCAATACCTTATCGACTTACAAATCGGTTGGAATCCTCAAGCTTACAGAACGACAGTAGCTTCTGAAAATCCCGTAGCCGAAGAAGAAGAAGTTGTCGCTGTCGAAGAATTCACTGAAGTAGAACCCGCTCGACCTGTTGCTGAAACAGCTCCCGGCTCCGCTCTTCAAGAAGTGAATTACGGTATGATTGCCGGCACTAGTGCGAACATCCAGTTCCAAACTGCAAAATCAAATATCAGCTCTCAAGACCAGCAAAAAATTTCTCGAGTAGCTCAAGCATTAAGTGAAAACCCTGATCTTGTAGAAAGAGTTGAAATTCACGGATATGCCGACTCCACTGGTAGTGCTGACTTCAATCAACAACTTTCTCAACAAAGAGCTGAAAGCGTTGCTTCCATCTTAGAAAAAAATGGTGTTAACAACGTCGTCGCTGTCGGTAAAGGAACATCCGATACCACTGGCATGGCCTCGGGTGACCGCCGTGCTGAACTTGTCTTTGTCGGAGTTAAAGATGAAGAGAAGTTGCGTGAGGTTCTTTCAGAAATTGAATAG
- a CDS encoding pyroglutamyl-peptidase I, whose protein sequence is MNRILVTGFRPFLGERINPSEILLEWIKKDFAVSYPVQTLLLPVSFANASVELENKLAESSVDIVLMLGQAGGRTKISLERVALNWIETEKPDEDGITPKQGKIDSQEAAATALFSSLPLTEWKEHLTQRNLPVEISLSAGGYVCNHVYYKTLQAIYKKHVSMQACFIHVPYLPEQAVNKPGMPTMELAVMQETLSQILQLSSKKK, encoded by the coding sequence TTGAATAGGATTCTGGTAACGGGTTTTCGTCCGTTCCTTGGAGAAAGAATAAATCCTAGTGAAATCCTTCTTGAGTGGATCAAGAAGGATTTTGCCGTTTCATATCCTGTCCAGACTTTGTTGTTGCCGGTGTCATTTGCCAATGCCTCTGTGGAGCTTGAAAACAAACTTGCTGAAAGCAGCGTCGACATCGTGTTGATGCTAGGGCAGGCAGGAGGAAGAACCAAGATTTCGCTTGAAAGAGTCGCCTTAAATTGGATCGAAACTGAAAAGCCAGACGAAGATGGTATCACGCCTAAGCAAGGTAAAATAGATTCGCAAGAGGCAGCGGCAACCGCTTTGTTTTCGTCGTTACCGCTCACGGAATGGAAAGAGCATCTTACGCAAAGAAATCTGCCTGTGGAGATATCTCTGAGCGCCGGCGGATATGTTTGTAACCACGTCTATTATAAAACTCTTCAGGCTATTTATAAAAAACACGTATCCATGCAGGCGTGCTTTATTCATGTTCCTTATTTGCCGGAACAAGCCGTTAATAAGCCCGGTATGCCAACGATGGAGCTGGCGGTCATGCAAGAGACTCTGTCTCAAATTCTGCAGCTGTCCTCGAAGAAAAAATAG
- a CDS encoding FliG C-terminal domain-containing protein has product MGMLDRYKKKGGFFQLLQLLETSPNAKREQFLSLIAGESPAWEEALRKRILTINRVYSWESQYLVEIFSRVQPLTLSNALHGNPPEQVEQLLSCLPPISKRKITDLMAESNPTPAEKGTCVSKILSEVRGFVSQGILKLEKVDPELLVPENIEEMLSVGGYVTPPVMDSEVTKKEPRPNAIGETTDPGAQQEVDFLKRKMNQLAAEVNALKHENSVLKDKLAQIKKIA; this is encoded by the coding sequence ATGGGCATGTTAGACAGATACAAAAAAAAGGGCGGCTTCTTTCAACTTCTTCAACTCTTGGAAACATCACCGAATGCGAAGCGTGAGCAGTTTTTAAGTCTCATCGCAGGGGAAAGTCCTGCATGGGAAGAGGCTTTAAGAAAAAGAATTCTTACCATCAATCGGGTTTACTCGTGGGAGAGTCAGTACCTCGTAGAGATATTCTCTCGAGTGCAACCGCTGACTCTTTCAAATGCGTTGCATGGAAATCCGCCGGAACAGGTGGAGCAATTGCTAAGCTGTCTGCCGCCGATTTCGAAAAGGAAAATTACGGATTTGATGGCAGAGTCGAATCCCACTCCTGCGGAGAAGGGAACGTGCGTTTCTAAAATTCTTTCGGAAGTGCGCGGCTTTGTTTCGCAAGGTATATTGAAACTGGAAAAGGTCGATCCCGAGTTGCTTGTTCCTGAAAACATCGAGGAGATGTTAAGTGTCGGTGGCTACGTCACACCACCGGTGATGGATTCCGAAGTAACGAAAAAAGAACCGAGACCAAATGCGATCGGTGAAACGACGGATCCGGGCGCGCAGCAGGAAGTTGATTTCTTAAAGCGCAAAATGAATCAACTGGCTGCGGAGGTAAATGCTTTGAAGCATGAAAACTCCGTGCTGAAAGATAAGCTCGCGCAAATTAAAAAAATCGCTTAG
- a CDS encoding YceI family protein: MMKSVLAALVVLFGVHAFAADVYKVDAKASTVAWKGMKKMGSSHNGGIAVKEGQVQVDKKGQITGGLITIDMASITNNDLKDSPDYQKKLIGHLSNEDFFNVTKFPTSSFKLLSVTPKSKDEVLVKGEFTMIGKTNPIEFPAKVTLDKGVMTGEALVKIDRTKWGLKYGSGNFFKELAADKIIADEFELNLKLVAKK, from the coding sequence ATGATGAAATCGGTTCTCGCAGCTTTGGTAGTTTTGTTTGGTGTACATGCTTTCGCCGCAGACGTTTACAAAGTCGACGCAAAAGCCTCTACAGTTGCTTGGAAAGGCATGAAAAAAATGGGCAGCTCTCACAATGGTGGAATCGCTGTCAAAGAAGGCCAAGTTCAAGTAGATAAAAAAGGTCAGATCACGGGTGGTCTTATCACAATTGATATGGCATCAATCACAAATAACGATCTTAAAGACAGCCCTGATTATCAGAAAAAACTTATCGGTCACCTTTCCAATGAAGACTTCTTCAACGTCACAAAATTCCCTACATCTTCTTTCAAGCTTTTGAGCGTCACGCCAAAATCAAAAGACGAAGTTTTGGTTAAAGGTGAATTCACAATGATCGGAAAAACAAATCCAATCGAATTCCCTGCAAAAGTAACTTTGGATAAAGGTGTTATGACCGGCGAAGCTTTGGTAAAAATCGACCGCACAAAATGGGGTCTTAAATACGGCTCTGGCAACTTCTTCAAAGAACTTGCGGCTGACAAAATCATCGCTGACGAATTCGAACTCAATTTGAAACTTGTTGCGAAAAAATAA
- a CDS encoding VOC family protein, with protein sequence MLNGVLINIDVNNTEEAVKFYTEAFGLHVGRRFDTQFIELLGLPVPIYLLGNEEGTRPFPGARLGRTYLRHWSPIHLDFVVDSIEDAKAKALAAGAKTEYDISEHSYGKLATFSDPFGHGFCLIEFKGQGYGEIADFRKDK encoded by the coding sequence ATGCTAAATGGCGTTCTGATAAATATAGATGTCAATAATACCGAAGAAGCCGTCAAATTCTATACGGAAGCTTTTGGTCTTCATGTGGGTCGACGTTTCGATACGCAGTTCATAGAACTCTTAGGACTGCCTGTCCCGATTTATCTTCTTGGCAATGAGGAAGGAACGCGGCCTTTCCCCGGGGCCCGGCTGGGTCGCACTTACTTGCGGCACTGGAGTCCGATTCATTTGGATTTTGTGGTGGACTCTATTGAAGACGCCAAGGCCAAAGCTCTCGCTGCCGGCGCCAAAACCGAATACGATATCAGCGAACACAGCTATGGAAAGCTGGCGACGTTTTCAGATCCCTTTGGACATGGATTCTGTCTGATTGAATTCAAAGGCCAAGGTTACGGCGAGATCGCCGACTTCCGCAAAGACAAGTAG
- a CDS encoding MFS transporter — protein sequence MQQAARPNMAFTGYQKFIIALLAFLQFTIILDFMILSPLGAFLMPALKINTSQFGTVVSAYAISSAISGFLTAGFADKFDRKRLLLFFYGGFIIGTFLCGIAPTFEFLLGARIVTGLFGGVIGSIVFAIMTDLFPLEQRGRVMGFLQTAFAASQVLGLPAGLFLTNHWGWHMPFMMIVVVSLLAGIAIVFYMKPLRGHLALQTDKKAYQHLLHTVQVPSYLFAFLATGLLSLGGFMIMPFASAFTVNNLGIHADELPLIYFVTGIASILIGPFVGKMTDTFGKYKVFVFGSFVSIVMVLIYTHLGATPLYMVMLVNTAMFIGIFSRMIPSQALMSAIPTPANRGAFMSVSSSLQSLAGGIGSIVAGAIVVQASTGEIQHFDIIGYIMCVIAIVCMVMMYYINRSVMRSQTSQAQLSN from the coding sequence ATGCAGCAAGCCGCTCGCCCGAATATGGCCTTTACAGGTTATCAAAAGTTTATCATCGCTTTGTTGGCGTTTCTTCAATTCACCATCATTCTTGATTTCATGATTTTGTCGCCGCTGGGTGCGTTTCTGATGCCAGCCCTAAAGATCAATACCTCCCAATTCGGAACGGTGGTTTCGGCATATGCGATCAGCTCGGCGATTTCAGGGTTTTTGACGGCAGGCTTTGCAGATAAATTCGATCGCAAGCGTTTGCTGCTCTTTTTCTACGGTGGATTTATTATTGGAACATTCCTGTGCGGAATTGCACCGACATTCGAGTTCCTTTTAGGCGCGCGCATTGTAACGGGCCTGTTTGGCGGAGTGATCGGTTCTATTGTTTTTGCGATCATGACGGATCTTTTTCCTCTTGAACAAAGAGGACGAGTGATGGGATTTTTGCAGACGGCCTTTGCAGCAAGCCAGGTTTTGGGTCTTCCGGCGGGACTTTTTCTGACAAATCATTGGGGATGGCATATGCCGTTTATGATGATTGTCGTTGTCAGTTTGTTAGCGGGGATCGCGATTGTATTTTACATGAAGCCTTTGCGTGGTCATCTGGCTTTGCAGACGGATAAAAAGGCCTATCAGCATCTTTTGCATACGGTTCAGGTTCCTTCTTACCTATTTGCTTTTCTTGCCACGGGCCTGCTGTCGCTGGGTGGATTCATGATTATGCCTTTTGCAAGTGCTTTCACGGTGAACAACCTTGGCATCCATGCCGATGAGCTACCGCTTATTTATTTTGTGACCGGGATTGCTTCTATTCTCATCGGTCCGTTTGTAGGTAAGATGACGGATACTTTCGGGAAATACAAAGTTTTCGTTTTTGGCTCTTTCGTAAGTATCGTGATGGTTCTTATATATACGCATTTGGGCGCAACACCTCTTTATATGGTGATGCTTGTGAATACAGCGATGTTCATTGGAATATTCTCTCGCATGATCCCTTCGCAGGCATTGATGTCAGCGATTCCAACACCGGCGAATCGGGGCGCGTTCATGTCCGTGAGTTCCTCGTTGCAGTCTTTGGCGGGAGGCATCGGCTCCATCGTCGCTGGGGCGATTGTCGTGCAAGCAAGCACGGGTGAGATTCAGCACTTTGACATTATCGGCTACATCATGTGTGTGATCGCCATCGTGTGTATGGTGATGATGTACTATATTAATCGTTCTGTGATGAGATCGCAGACGTCACAGGCACAGCTTTCGAATTAA
- a CDS encoding MFS transporter, which translates to MRGLFVLFSVAAGLSVANIYYAQPLLDQISLSLGISHAAIGVAITLTQIGYAFGLFFLVPLGDILNRRWLISSHLGLSSVMLLFVATSSNSWVLLGALIGVGLLAVVIQTLVAYATTLSSPEHAGRAVGTVTSGVILGILLSRTVAGVISDALGWRAVYLFSAACTFLMSLLLFKLLPQRDEKTVLPYFDLLKSTVMIFLDEPLLRLRASFCFLIFATFSCFWTPLVLPLSAPPFMFSHTQIGLFGLAGAVGALIATKAGRLTDKGLGNEATGVSFFLLTLSWLLISRLYSSIAVLVVGVILMDLAIQAIHVTNQGMILKLRPGSQSRIVATYMIFYSLGSGVGAITSTMIYSAFGWMGVCILGSVFSSFGFLLWLAHAGLRLTKASE; encoded by the coding sequence ATGCGAGGCCTGTTTGTCTTATTCTCTGTTGCGGCAGGTTTGAGTGTTGCCAACATCTATTATGCTCAGCCTTTGCTGGATCAAATATCTCTCAGTCTTGGAATTTCTCATGCTGCGATAGGTGTCGCGATCACTCTGACTCAAATAGGATATGCGTTTGGTTTGTTTTTTCTCGTTCCATTGGGAGATATCCTTAACCGACGTTGGCTGATCTCTTCCCACCTTGGTCTTTCAAGTGTGATGTTGCTCTTTGTTGCTACTTCTTCCAATTCTTGGGTTTTGCTGGGTGCACTCATCGGCGTAGGACTTTTAGCCGTGGTAATTCAAACGCTGGTGGCCTATGCGACGACTCTTTCCTCTCCAGAGCACGCGGGTCGCGCCGTTGGCACCGTCACAAGCGGAGTGATTTTGGGAATTCTTCTTTCAAGGACTGTTGCAGGAGTTATCTCCGACGCTCTAGGCTGGAGAGCCGTTTATTTATTCTCTGCTGCGTGCACTTTTCTAATGAGTCTTTTGCTTTTTAAGCTCCTCCCTCAAAGAGATGAAAAAACCGTCCTGCCCTATTTTGATTTATTAAAATCCACAGTCATGATTTTTCTGGATGAACCACTTTTGAGGCTTCGTGCTTCGTTTTGTTTTTTAATTTTTGCAACCTTTAGCTGCTTCTGGACTCCGCTTGTACTGCCACTGAGTGCTCCGCCATTTATGTTTTCACATACCCAAATAGGTCTATTTGGTTTAGCCGGGGCTGTCGGAGCCTTGATTGCAACAAAGGCGGGTCGATTGACTGACAAAGGCTTAGGAAATGAAGCCACAGGAGTTAGCTTTTTCCTTCTCACTTTGTCGTGGCTATTGATCAGTCGTCTTTATTCATCCATCGCTGTCTTAGTGGTCGGCGTGATTCTGATGGATCTCGCGATTCAGGCGATTCATGTCACGAATCAAGGTATGATTCTTAAACTAAGACCAGGATCACAAAGTCGAATCGTCGCGACCTATATGATTTTTTACTCTCTTGGTAGCGGCGTTGGAGCAATTACCTCGACGATGATTTACTCTGCTTTTGGCTGGATGGGCGTGTGCATCCTCGGTAGTGTTTTTAGCAGCTTTGGTTTTTTGCTCTGGCTCGCCCACGCAGGCCTCAGACTTACCAAAGCCTCGGAATAA
- a CDS encoding helix-turn-helix domain-containing protein yields MLKVGFLVYPDCMPAGLFAGLDLLKTANTVSAKKLFEGKIVALSRGPVLCAHGQTVVPETSVREFDFDMLIIPGFWAYSAESVKKICDANADVQKYLNRISKEKMIGSYCVGSVFHARTSRLHNRTATATWWLARDLKNEFPKVRWQVNKISAGDLHDMTASGANGFYPLMTRVLAEFAGKKILTEVQKYLMTPTQFNANDPFYELETLTSKERVLKLRKFVEKTPARDLSLVAAADFLGVSVKTLSRKMREDLKWTPAVFFRMVKFKQAGAFLITTEDSVAQICDALGFDDEASFRKGFKNCVGMTPTEYRRKYQR; encoded by the coding sequence ATGCTGAAGGTGGGGTTTCTTGTTTATCCTGACTGCATGCCTGCAGGTCTTTTCGCGGGATTAGATCTTCTTAAGACAGCGAATACGGTGAGTGCCAAGAAGCTGTTTGAAGGTAAAATAGTGGCATTAAGCCGTGGGCCGGTTCTATGCGCTCATGGGCAAACGGTTGTGCCTGAAACTTCCGTGCGCGAGTTCGATTTCGACATGCTGATTATACCCGGGTTTTGGGCCTACTCCGCGGAGAGTGTGAAGAAGATCTGTGACGCTAATGCGGATGTACAAAAATATCTGAACCGAATTTCCAAAGAAAAGATGATCGGAAGTTACTGTGTCGGGAGTGTTTTCCATGCAAGGACTTCACGGCTGCACAATCGAACGGCTACAGCGACCTGGTGGCTGGCTCGCGATTTGAAAAATGAATTTCCAAAAGTGCGTTGGCAGGTGAACAAAATTTCAGCTGGCGACCTTCATGATATGACAGCCTCGGGAGCCAACGGCTTTTACCCTCTAATGACTCGTGTCCTTGCAGAGTTTGCAGGAAAAAAGATTTTGACTGAGGTTCAGAAATATCTGATGACTCCGACACAGTTCAACGCCAACGATCCGTTTTATGAGCTGGAAACTTTGACCTCGAAAGAAAGAGTTTTGAAACTTCGCAAGTTTGTCGAGAAAACTCCGGCAAGAGATTTAAGCTTAGTCGCAGCGGCGGATTTCTTGGGAGTCTCCGTGAAAACCCTGTCACGAAAAATGCGAGAGGACTTAAAGTGGACTCCGGCCGTTTTTTTCCGAATGGTTAAATTCAAACAAGCTGGCGCTTTTCTTATAACAACAGAGGATTCGGTCGCACAGATCTGCGACGCTCTTGGTTTTGACGACGAGGCTAGCTTCCGTAAGGGCTTCAAGAACTGCGTCGGTATGACGCCGACAGAATATCGCAGAAAGTATCAGCGATGA
- a CDS encoding carboxylesterase family protein, with the protein MGRIFVVLLSFLFAKSLWASDVYNTFYGAISGKNTAYDTELFLGIPYAQPPVDKLRWKAPRLPRPWNQILNATTLPPACPQLGNFFARVPSDQFGLPVGNEDCLYLNIWKPRKISEKLPVVFWIHGGSNFKGTAKDPMYDGAFLAAHANVVFVSINYRIGLLGAFQHKILSGNTLDRTGNYTTLDLIAGLKWVRQNIAVFGGDPENITIMGQSAGCMNVWGLLQSPLALGLYAKAVCSSGMPNAYPQAMAEKRSQNFIEKLIVNAGYAKDKETAALFLEKKSSAWLKKFLYSLSSDDLARAYTYTVPLQHIIDGTVFPHGLVGTTLGDYNKVPMIVGSTLDDGSYLVGGFYFKPDAQTLWRWIQSPPDSLSTGDFVEDIDKFQSSSAAASASIHLTLNNIYRLLQIHQEHVYHYIFKWKETPSPWKEIFGAVHGMDTMFYFGNFISNQDNFGRFAWTSQNKMSRERLRKKMMLYFKGFFWKSDPNAFLGPADKRWESKISFDSHL; encoded by the coding sequence ATGGGCCGAATATTTGTTGTTCTTCTTAGCTTTCTTTTTGCAAAGTCACTATGGGCCTCAGATGTCTATAATACGTTCTATGGCGCTATCTCTGGCAAGAATACAGCTTACGACACTGAACTCTTCTTAGGTATTCCTTACGCTCAACCGCCCGTTGATAAACTCCGTTGGAAGGCGCCGCGCCTTCCGCGTCCGTGGAACCAGATCCTGAATGCGACGACACTTCCTCCAGCTTGCCCGCAACTTGGGAACTTTTTCGCGCGTGTGCCGAGTGATCAATTCGGTCTTCCTGTCGGTAATGAAGATTGTCTTTATTTGAATATCTGGAAGCCTCGGAAAATTTCCGAAAAACTCCCCGTCGTTTTTTGGATTCATGGAGGTTCGAACTTTAAAGGCACCGCGAAGGACCCGATGTACGATGGTGCATTTCTCGCAGCACATGCCAATGTGGTCTTCGTCAGTATTAATTATCGCATTGGATTATTGGGCGCATTTCAACACAAAATTCTTAGCGGAAATACTTTGGATCGCACTGGCAATTATACGACATTGGATCTTATTGCGGGTTTAAAATGGGTCCGTCAAAACATCGCTGTCTTTGGCGGCGATCCCGAAAATATAACGATTATGGGTCAGTCGGCCGGCTGCATGAACGTGTGGGGTCTTCTGCAAAGTCCTCTCGCACTAGGTCTTTATGCTAAGGCTGTTTGTTCATCTGGAATGCCCAACGCTTATCCTCAAGCCATGGCGGAAAAGCGCTCCCAAAATTTTATTGAAAAATTAATTGTGAATGCCGGCTATGCCAAAGACAAAGAGACGGCAGCCCTGTTTTTAGAAAAGAAAAGTTCTGCTTGGCTTAAAAAATTTCTTTATTCGCTTTCAAGTGACGACCTCGCGCGAGCTTACACTTATACGGTCCCCCTTCAACACATCATTGATGGCACCGTGTTTCCCCACGGCCTTGTCGGAACGACTTTAGGAGATTACAACAAAGTACCTATGATCGTGGGTTCAACTCTTGATGATGGAAGTTATCTTGTCGGCGGATTCTATTTTAAACCCGATGCTCAAACCCTTTGGCGCTGGATTCAATCTCCGCCCGATTCTCTTTCCACCGGGGACTTTGTAGAGGATATTGACAAGTTTCAATCCAGCAGCGCTGCAGCCAGCGCCTCCATCCATCTAACTCTTAACAATATTTACCGGCTTTTGCAGATACATCAAGAGCACGTGTACCACTACATCTTTAAGTGGAAGGAAACGCCTTCTCCTTGGAAAGAAATTTTTGGAGCCGTTCACGGCATGGATACCATGTTTTATTTCGGGAACTTTATCAGCAATCAGGATAACTTTGGCAGGTTCGCATGGACCTCGCAAAACAAAATGTCCCGCGAACGTCTGAGGAAAAAAATGATGCTCTATTTTAAAGGCTTTTTCTGGAAGAGCGATCCCAATGCATTTTTAGGACCGGCGGATAAAAGGTGGGAGAGCAAAATAAGTTTTGATTCCCACCTCTGA
- the rpsR gene encoding 30S ribosomal protein S18, whose amino-acid sequence MKKTTRSKYRQEFSGDHVFDYKDPASLTRFIGDGGKITPSRISKLSVAQQKRVAAAVKKARNLGLLPSGSDAYDTFSRAEAISPAPFEI is encoded by the coding sequence ATGAAAAAGACAACTCGTAGCAAATACCGTCAGGAATTCTCAGGCGACCACGTATTCGATTACAAAGATCCAGCATCTTTGACTCGTTTTATCGGTGACGGTGGTAAAATCACTCCATCTAGAATCTCTAAACTTAGCGTAGCTCAACAAAAACGCGTTGCTGCTGCTGTTAAGAAAGCTCGTAACCTTGGCCTATTGCCATCTGGTTCTGACGCTTACGACACTTTCTCTAGAGCGGAAGCTATTTCCCCTGCTCCATTCGAGATCTAA
- a CDS encoding KOW motif domain-containing protein, whose product MKLKIKKGATVQVITGSDKGKKGSVLAVDAKNMKIQVQGVKVQTHYDKKDGLLKKEGFIDYSNVKLVEAASKEKKTSKKATKSKSA is encoded by the coding sequence ATGAAATTGAAAATTAAAAAAGGCGCAACTGTTCAAGTTATCACTGGCTCTGACAAAGGTAAAAAGGGTTCAGTTTTGGCTGTAGACGCTAAAAACATGAAAATCCAAGTTCAAGGTGTGAAAGTTCAAACACACTACGACAAAAAAGACGGTCTTTTGAAAAAAGAAGGCTTCATTGACTACTCTAACGTGAAGTTGGTTGAAGCTGCTTCTAAAGAGAAAAAGACTTCTAAAAAAGCGACTAAGTCTAAGTCTGCGTAG
- a CDS encoding helix-turn-helix domain-containing protein, whose protein sequence is MKRKSLKQAPCPVARALDSIGDWWSLLIIRDAFDKVSRFGEFQKSLDIAKNILAERLKHLVDEGVLEIRPAADGSAYQEYHLTEKGESLFTVIVALRQWGEDYFFKNKEKHSVLLDTKNAQPLRRIEVRAQSGRLVKPRDTFVRKINGT, encoded by the coding sequence ATGAAGAGGAAAAGCTTAAAACAAGCCCCTTGTCCCGTCGCAAGAGCTTTGGATTCCATTGGAGATTGGTGGTCGCTCCTCATTATACGAGACGCCTTTGATAAAGTTTCTCGATTTGGGGAATTTCAAAAAAGCCTCGACATAGCAAAAAATATCCTCGCCGAACGGTTGAAACATCTGGTTGACGAAGGAGTCTTAGAAATCCGTCCTGCGGCAGACGGCAGTGCTTACCAAGAGTATCATTTGACTGAAAAAGGGGAGAGCTTGTTTACGGTTATCGTTGCTCTCCGTCAGTGGGGTGAAGACTATTTTTTCAAAAACAAAGAAAAGCATTCTGTTTTGCTGGATACAAAAAACGCTCAACCTTTGCGTCGAATTGAGGTGCGTGCGCAAAGCGGTCGCCTTGTTAAACCTCGGGATACATTTGTAAGGAAAATAAATGGGACTTGA
- a CDS encoding MBL fold metallo-hydrolase: MKIRQIRNATLLLDYGFTKILIDPMLAKKGRIPSLKWLTKSRQRNPLVELPEGTSEVLNSVTHVLITHCQKGHFDHLDRAGTHWLRQNQIPVLCPESDRNYLAKQGLKVQGLNTEKENLFLNGSITLIPCLHGKGIVGSFMAHGYGYILKFPDQPTVYVVGDSILSTEVQAAVRNHEPDVVIMPGGGARFDIGSEVIMGAADVPSMAHLFKGKLIVNHLEALDHCPTTRKEVREIARGLDMQNRILVPEDGENIEV; the protein is encoded by the coding sequence ATGAAAATCCGTCAAATTCGCAACGCCACTCTATTGCTTGACTATGGCTTCACCAAAATTCTTATCGACCCGATGCTTGCAAAGAAAGGGCGCATCCCGAGTCTTAAATGGCTTACAAAAAGCCGACAAAGAAATCCCTTGGTGGAACTCCCCGAAGGAACATCCGAAGTTCTGAATTCCGTCACTCATGTTTTAATCACGCATTGTCAGAAAGGCCATTTCGATCATCTCGATCGCGCGGGAACTCATTGGCTTCGCCAGAATCAGATTCCTGTCTTGTGTCCCGAGTCAGATCGCAACTATCTTGCCAAGCAGGGCTTGAAAGTCCAAGGCTTGAATACCGAAAAAGAAAATCTATTTTTGAACGGCTCTATCACTCTCATCCCCTGCCTGCATGGCAAAGGCATTGTTGGATCTTTCATGGCTCATGGTTATGGTTACATTCTTAAGTTCCCGGATCAGCCGACTGTCTATGTCGTTGGCGACTCTATTCTAAGTACTGAAGTTCAAGCCGCGGTTCGCAACCATGAACCCGACGTGGTGATTATGCCCGGTGGAGGGGCGCGCTTTGATATCGGAAGCGAAGTCATCATGGGAGCCGCAGACGTCCCATCTATGGCGCATCTCTTTAAGGGAAAACTTATCGTCAACCACCTCGAAGCCTTGGATCACTGCCCAACAACCCGTAAAGAAGTGCGCGAAATCGCACGCGGCCTCGACATGCAAAATCGCATCTTAGTTCCCGAAGATGGCGAGAACATAGAGGTTTAG
- the rpmB gene encoding 50S ribosomal protein L28: MSRCEITGKGPVVKNLVSHSNIKTKSTAQPNVQKKRIFSRVLNQMVRLQIATSAIRDMEHMGGFDNYILNSDDSKLSKRAMAVKMRIKKKISSKN, translated from the coding sequence ATGAGCAGATGTGAAATTACTGGAAAAGGCCCTGTTGTAAAAAACTTGGTGTCTCACTCCAACATTAAAACAAAATCAACAGCTCAACCAAATGTTCAGAAAAAACGCATCTTTAGCCGCGTTTTGAACCAAATGGTGAGATTGCAAATCGCGACCAGCGCTATCCGTGACATGGAGCATATGGGCGGTTTCGATAACTACATCCTTAACTCTGACGACTCCAAGCTTTCTAAAAGAGCTATGGCCGTTAAGATGAGAATCAAAAAGAAAATCTCTTCTAAGAACTAA